Part of the Terrisporobacter glycolicus ATCC 14880 = DSM 1288 genome is shown below.
AAAGTAACTGACGCACTTATGAATGGACTTGAAAGAATGAACAATATTTATATAATGGCCCATTCAGGAGCCAGAGGTTCTAAAAACCAGATAAGACAGTTAGCTGGTATGCGTGGTCTTATGGCCAATGCATCTGGTAAAACAGTAGAGATCCCGGTTAAATCTAACTTCCGTGAAGGGTTATCAGTTATGGAATACTTTATATCATCACATGGTGCTAGAAAAGGACTTTCAGATACAGCTCTTCGTACAGCCGATTCAGGATACTTAACAAGAAGACTTGTTGACGTTTCTCAAGATGTTATAGTTAGAGATTATGATTGTGGAACTACTGATACTTCAACAATCGTAGCTATAAAGGAAGGTAACGAAGTTATTGAAGAAATCTATGACCGAATAGTAGGAAGATATACTATAGATCCTATAGTAAATCCTAATACTGGTGAAGTTATAGTGGAAGCTGATGCTATGATAATGGAAGAACAAGCTGAAGAGATGGTAGCAGCAGGGATAGAAGAAGTTCAAATAAGAACTGTTCTTAACTGTAAAACTAGACATGGTGTTTGTTCAAAATGTTATGGTAGAAACTTAGCTACTGGAAAAGAAGTTAATATAGGTGAAGCTATAGGTATAATAGCTGCTCAATCAATCGGTGAACCGGGTACGCAGCTTACAATGCGTACATTCCATACAGGTGGGGTTGCCGGTGGAGATATAACTCAGGGTCTTCCAAGGGTTGAAGAGTTATTTGAAGCAAGAAAGCCTAAAGGTTTAGCTGTAATAGCTGAAATAGATGGTAGAGTTGAAATAGATGAAACAGGCAAGAGAAAAGAAATAATAGTTGTACCACATGAAGGTGAAAAACAAGTTTACGCCATAGCGTATAACTCTAGATTAAGAGTTAAGCAAGGTCAAATGGTTAAAGCTGGAGATGCTTTAACGCAAGGTTCTATAAATCCACATGATATCGTAAGAGTTAAAGGTATAGGTGGAGTTCAAGAGTATATAGTTAAAGAGGTTCAAAGAGTTTATAGACTTCAAGGGGTTGACGTTAACGATAAGCATATAGAAGTTATAGTAAGACAAATGCTATCTAAAGTTAAAGTTGAAGACCCAGGAGATACAGATTTATTACCAGGTGGTTATGAAGATGTATTAACATTTGAAAAATGTAATGATGAAGCTATAGCTAGTGGGCTTAGACCAGCGACTGCTAAGAGAGTATTACTTGGAATAACTAAAGCATCTCTTGCGACAGAATCATTCTTATCAGCTGCTTCATTCCAAGAAACTACAAGGGTTTTAACTGAAGCTGCAATAAAAGGAAAAGAAGACCATTTAATAGGATTAAAAGAGAATGTTATATTAGGTAAGCTGATTCCAGCAGGAACAGGAATGAAAAAATATAGAAATATAGCCGTTGAAAAGATAGAAGAATAATACAAAAATGCAAATTAAAGAGTTCTTGACATCGATTGACGGTGATGTTAAAATGTAAAAGTGTGAAATTTAAAAGTTTACTGAAACCACTGGTTTTTAGTAAACTTTTAAATAAGCATTTATATATAATTAAAGAACTATAAGTACCAAACTATTAAATGTTGCCCTATATTTATAGTGGCCTTTTATAGTGACAAACTATTACAAAGTCAGTATGAATTCATATTGATTTAGTTGGCGGTCATTTAAGATCGAAAATATTGAAAAGGAGGTGCAGATGATGCCAACAATTAACCAATTAGTTCGTAAAAGTAGAAAAGCAATAGAAAAGAAATCTACTGCTCCAGCATTACAAAAAGGGTTCAACTCTTTACACAAAAAATCTACTGATGCTAGTGCTCCACAAAAAAGAGGAGTTTGTACTTCAGTAAAAACAGTTACTCCTAAGAAACCTAACTCAGCTTTAAGAAAAGTTGCCAGAGTTAGATTAACTAATGGTATAGAGGTTTCTGCTTATATACCAGGAGAAGGACATAACTTACAAGAGCATAGTGTTGTTCTTATAAGAGGAGGAAGAGTAAAAGACCTTCCAGGGGTTAGATACCATATATTAAGAGGTACATTAGATACTGCAGGTGTTGATAAGAGAATGCAATCAAGATCTAAGTATGGTGCTAAGAGACCTAAAGCTGCAAAAAAATAGATTACTAAACTAAACAATAAAATGACAATATTATAGTGCGGTGCTTTAAATATATATTCGTATTTATGGCATCACGGCATTTTATTATGTCGAGTACCTATGATTTAAGATTTAATAATTAAGGAGGGAAGCAAAATGCCAAGAAAAGGTAATGTTCCAAAAAGAGAAGTTTTACCAGATCCAATGTATGGAAGTAAAGTGGTAAGTAAATTAATAAACAATTTAATGATAGACGGAAAAAAAGGAAAAGCTCAAACAATCGTGTATGATGCTTTT
Proteins encoded:
- the rpsL gene encoding 30S ribosomal protein S12 — protein: MPTINQLVRKSRKAIEKKSTAPALQKGFNSLHKKSTDASAPQKRGVCTSVKTVTPKKPNSALRKVARVRLTNGIEVSAYIPGEGHNLQEHSVVLIRGGRVKDLPGVRYHILRGTLDTAGVDKRMQSRSKYGAKRPKAAKK